Proteins from one Plasmodium cynomolgi strain B DNA, chromosome 10, whole genome shotgun sequence genomic window:
- a CDS encoding hypothetical protein (putative), whose amino-acid sequence MVECRRICANHGVKAVCIIDRELVCISFGNIIKIINVTTVDVLLQCAASTSSNIYGLTFQRRSQNGGILIAHGVHKIYCYRLNISSNGKTCALKLVTKYCTNKWILRAKFLLPTYENIDERYYDANVKGTRATTDNRNVILLCLSNGSIVLLHIYKGISSRKYKFRGIHLLYSADISIDEKKKVYKIEVAGGTPFNKILLWNFKLRKNKKTVKFCLPKKITSLEHAQELAGHRGIIFKVKFFGKHKYVGSVSDDREGRIWRRMCVQAQKEHPVMNTQNGNELTQRNLDRCHAHKRYYYYHYYHYQCVRVLTGHDARIWDIDMGVFNKKVYFMTCSEDSTCIVYEKGNPQNYFQFGNNNGSTVRCICFHAPLGVIISGSDNGTVHSTPCDQLSNDSSKQYTRAKDLVAQNDSIHFVVDYLEEKLKRSNDWIRSVSHVNLYDIIISTNAGRIYIFKTKDTKNIEVLLIYEEEKKNYFLTCMDFHGLDYICLGFSNGFCCFIFLKNENAATELIKSGEQNKELTYFKCFNHRISEMCLVPLASVNYDRLISRGGYDNVEDVLHAWVKKEVEGGASDGSCRRSRYNNGDPRATSSFYQIAYSHEEDPRQHREGNSHDTQSESRVVHIRTLLLAVFDHTGVIQIFSAQKGGHKVEANKVEASKVEANKVEVNKVAQTDIDVKNKKSKIISVNYLMKQKKKNGYHIF is encoded by the exons ATGGTCGAGTGCAGGCGAATATGCGCAAACCACGGCGTCAAGGCAGTGTGCATTATCGACAGAGAGCTAGTGTGCATCTCCTTtggaaatataataaaaataataaacgtAACAACTGTAGATGTGCTTCTACAATGTGCAGCCTCAACAAGCAGCAACATCTACGGATTGACATTTCAAAGGAGGTCCCAAAACGGTGGCATATTAATTGCCCATGGGGTGCACAAAATTTATTGCTATAGGctaaatatttcttcaaatggtAAAACTTGTGCTTTAAAACTTGTTACTAAGTACTGTACAAACAAATGGATACTACGGGCAAAGTTTTTGCTCCCTACTTATGAAAATATCGATGAGAGATATTACGATGCGAATGTGAAAGGAACTCGTGCCACAACGGATAATCGCAATGTGATTCTTCTATGCTTAAGCAATGGAAGTATTGTACTACTGCACATTTACAAAGGGATCAGCTCGCGGAAGTATAAGTTCAGGGGAATACACCTCCTATACAGTGCAGACATTTCCattgatgagaaaaaaaaagtgtacaaAATTGAGGTAGCTGGAGGAACCCCTTTcaacaaaatattattatggaatttcaaattgagaaaaaacaaaaaaactgTAAAATTTTGTCTTCCCAAAAAAATCACTTCGTTGGAACATGCTCAAGAATTAGCGGGACACagaggaattatttttaaggtCAAGTTTTTTGGAAAGCACAAATATGTCGGTTCCGTCTCGGATGACAGAGAGGGGCGCATATGGAGACGGATGTGTGTACAAGCGCAAAAGGAGCACCCCGTTATGAACACACAAAACGGAAACGAGTTGACCCAGCGCAACCTCGACCGCTGCCACGCTCACAAGcgctactactactaccaCTACTACCACTACCAATGTGTTAGGGTACTAACTGGGCATGACGCCCGCATATGGGACATCGACATGGGAGTGTTCAACAAGaaggtttatttcatgacATGCAGCGAAGACTCAACTTGCATTGTCTACGAAAAAGGGAATCCCCAGAATTACTTCCAATTCGGCAACAATAACGGAAGCACCGTCAGATGTATCTGCTTCCACGCACCTTTGGGGGTGATCATTTCGGGTAGTGACAATGGCACTGTGCAT AGTACCCCCTGTGACCAGTTATCAAACGACTCGAGCAAGCAGTACACACGTGCAAAGGACCTGGTGGCGCAAAATGACTCCATCCACTTTGTAGTCGACTatttggaggaaaaactgAAAAGGAGTAACGACTGGATCAGGTCGGTAAGTCACGTAAATTTATACGACATAATAATCAGCACCAATGCAGGACGCATATACATCTTTAAAACGAAAGACACGAAAAACATAGAAGTGTTGTTAATttatgaggaggaaaaaaaaaactacttcTTGACGTGCATGGATTTTCATGGCTTGGATTATATATGCCTCGGATTTAGCAACGGATTTtgctgcttcatttttttaaaaaatgaaaatgctgCGACTGAGTTGATAAAATCGGGTGAACAGAACAAGGAGCTAACTTATTTTAAGTGCTTCAATCACCGCATCAGTGAGATGTGTTTGGTCCCCCTGGCATCTGTGAATTACGATAGGTTGATTTCCCGTGGGGGGTATGACAATGTAGAAGACGTTTTGCACGCCTGGGTGAAGAAGGAGGTAGAGGGGGGGGCCTCCGATGGGAGCTGCCGTAGAAGCCGATACAACAATGGTGACCCTCGCGCAACGAGCAGCTTCTACCAAATTGCGTATAGCCACGAGGAGGACCCACGACAGCACAGAGAGGGCAACTCGCACGACACGCAGAGCGAAAGCAGAGTGGTGCACATCCGTACGTTACTCCTAGCCGTTTTTGACCACACGGGAGTTATTCAAATATTCAGCGCACAAAAAGGTGGACACAAAGTCGAAGCAAACAAAGTCGAAGCAAGCAAAGTCGAAGCAAACAAAGTCGAGGTAAACAAAGTCGCGCAAACAGACATCGAcgtgaagaataaaaagtcCAAAATCATTTCAGTGAATTACCttatgaagcaaaaaaaaaaaaatgggtatcATATTTTTG
- a CDS encoding hypothetical protein (putative) has protein sequence MALINFKERIHILLKLKESLIPQVDGNFVKDWEAEAMNYQVTSENIIIHLKDIYFIEGLITPISAQLTFLRINLQNYVNMSEKEKDKFKRLYVLAALGLIAKLKLILFFSTYINARENNRSKNFPVFSENYYNLGQYNCETNYEDKLNLINNGCEQCVNNDDEKNSSSFNHVDDYYSQFHACTDDYKENVFNMMALNNIVNCNSHLANDKNVSDSEYVDNTIGIYDTCVDMSTKRMSSNHIGGNHIGGNHIGGNHVGGNHIGGNHVGGNHVGGNHVGGNHVSGNHVGINHVDVNNVGINNIGGNHIGSNNIGSNNIGGNHIGSNNIGGNHIGSNHVGGNHVSGSRVGSNRIGSNHHSCNNSAEEYPSNVMTHFTVDKNEGLQNIPAATSKKRAAQMTQSQNKTANFLKSSHTLNGIKNGINEHMQSYNEQINNEAQRFLQQNQDQISKYINNIHQSIHSNNENAEFNSRKSNLSNYYDYENDSSQENNILQSYSNKIYGLSDNVYKNSYFL, from the exons ATGGCTTTAATAAACTTCAAGGAAAGAATCCACATTTTGTTAAAGCTAAAAGAGTCGCTAATTCCCCAGGTTGACGGAAATTTTGTGAAGGACTGGGAAGCAGAAGCAATGAATTACCAAGTGACTAgcgaaaatattataatacacTTGAAggacatatattttatagaaGGATTAATTACGCCCATTTCAGCACAGTTAACCTTTTTGAGAAtcaatttacaaaattatgtaaatatgtcagaaaaggaaaaagataaatttaaaagactGTACGTATTGGCAGCCCTTGGATTAATTGCCAAACTcaaacttattttatttttttcgacttATATTAACGCAAGGGAAAATAATCGCAGCAAGAATTTCCCAGTTTTTAgcgaaaattattataaccTAGGACAGTACAACTGTGAAACCAATTATGAGGACAAACTcaatttaattaataatgGTTGTGAACAATGTGTAAATAATGACGACGAGAAAAATAGTTCCTCTTTTAACCATGTGGATGATTATTACAGCCAGTTTCATGCATGCACGGATGATTATAAAGAAAACGTTTTTAACATGATGGCCCTCAACAACATAGTGAACTGCAACTCGCACTTGGCCAACGACAAAAATGTCAGTGATAGTGAATACGTGGACAACACGATAGGCATTTACGACACCTGCGTCGACATGAGCACTAAGCGCATGAGCAGCAACCATATCGGCGGTAACCATATCGGCGGTAACCATATTGGCGGTAACCATGTCGGCGGGAACCATATTGGTGGTAACCATGTCGGTGGGAACCATGTCGGTGGGAACCATGTCGGTGGGAACCATGTCAGCGGTAACCATGTCGGAATCAACCATGTCGACGTCAACAATGTCGGCATCAACAATATCGGCGGTAACCATATCGGCAGCAACAATATCGGCAGCAACAATATCGGCGGTAACCATATCGGCAGCAACAATATCGGCGGTAACCATATCGGAAGCAACCATGTCGGCGGTAACCATGTCAGTGGCAGCCGAGTTGGCAGCAATCGAATCGGTAGTAACCACCATAGCTGCAACAAC AGCGCAGAAGAATACCCATCCAACGTGATGACTCACTTTACAGTGGATAAAAACGAAGGCCTGCAAAATATCCCCGCCGCCACATCAAAGAAGAGAGCCGCGCAAATGACACAAAGCcaaaacaaaacagccaACTTCCTAAAAAGCTCACACACAttaaatggaataaaaaatggcatcaaCGAACACATGCAGAGTTacaatgaacaaataaataatgaagcACAACGCTTCTTGCAACAAAACCAAGACCAAATCTCCaagtacataaataatatacaccAAAGCATTCATTCGAACAATGAAAATGCAGAATTCAACAGTCGGAAATCAAACTTAAGCAACTATTATGATTATGAGAATGACAGCAGTCAGGAAAATAACATTCTTCAATCCTACagtaataaaatttatggcTTAAGTGACAATGTGTATAAGAATAGCTACTTTTTATGA
- a CDS encoding RNA methyltransferase (putative) — protein sequence RFFTHPGCVARLGDVAKLRLERRHSTVVGESSCGGSHKSSPGIGPECNDSECAPPHWISRNEQGGSKTEVLRGASHVDRTPKGDNEYLSISKRSKMMKYIIRLRKKRNFRKKMNSFFVKESSTITHLASNHNLTFEVILSNSRSLLDHLKSKCSKLYYADIDTLNYIFRDSLKINKEAKNDAVAVVKLPKSVPAKEPINFLLAFDRIRYAYNLGKILNTAYSMGVDYLFYVHNTVDPFNHKVIEMTNGSHFQIPYQFGSYVELRQFCDTHNLLPMVAHTNGVNPIHILKATSEQGKGVCLILGNESTGPHADVLSFAKP from the coding sequence CGCTTTTTTACACATCCGGGATGTGTTGCCCGTCTGGGGGATGTAGCGAAGTTGCGCCTAGAGAGGCGGCACTCGACTGTTGTGGGTGAGAGCAGCTGCGGGGGGAGCCACAAAAGTAGCCCTGGAATCGGTCCCGAATGTAACGACAGTGAGTGCGCACCCCCTCACTGGATAAGTCGCAACGAGCAAGGGGGCAGCAAAACGGAGGTGCTGCGGGGAGCAAGTCATGTAGACAGAACCCCAAAAGGGGACAACGAATACCTGAGCATTTCCAAAAGgtccaaaatgatgaagtaCATAATAAggttaaggaaaaaaaggaacttccgaaaaaaaatgaactccttttttgtaaaagagTCCTCAACTATCACACATTTGGCGAGTAACCATAATCTCACATTTGAAGTTATTTTATCAAACAGCAGAAGTCTGTTGGACCATTTAAAAAGCAAATGCTCCAAACTGTATTATGCTGACATCGACACGttaaattacatttttcgtGACTCcctaaaaattaacaaagaagcgaaaaacgATGCTGTAGCTGTAGTTAAATTACCAAAGTCGGTTCCAGCAAAAGAACccatcaattttttgctaGCTTTTGATAGAATACGATATGCGTACAACTtggggaaaatattaaacaCGGCCTACTCCATGGGTGTTGATTATCTCTTTTATGTTCACAACACAGTGGATCCATTTAACCACAAAGTTATCGAAATGACCAACGGATCGCATTTTCAAATTCCTTACCAGTTCGGCTCATATGTAGAACTAAGACAATTCTGTGATACACATAATTTGCTTCCAATGGTAGCACATACGAATGGAGTGAATCCAATCCACATTTTAAAAGCGACAAGTGAACAAGGGAAGGGAGTGTGTCTTATTTTGGGGAATGAATCCACCGGCCCGCACGCGGACGTGTTGAGCTTTGCAAAACcg
- a CDS encoding G-protein coupled receptor (putative) codes for MPTERMMEGSGRYISNTYLEELNESDNDEQIIRRKINEYAFKLNNEMERHSSQSIYCGLGGILYMDIILYEGNDDYTFLQFGNNIVKKINSYRGKDTVSFLEGPSGLYSLASVLHYYLENHSSVDTYIQFLVTYLKDKKEELVSISGECELLYGKCGCIYSFLFCRNIWIKSDHRYTILQNLYIIMSSIFEYGLLKGSTMWNVTSLSLYFEWHEQIYLGAAHGYAGIFLVLYKMIMFFHHNLKELCEALLGVDNIAISEVDEAKYKRCRSNTMEKLNEYLYLIYQVTDEIMNLYLTEDGNVYSSIKKNKSQKKNDALVQWCHGNIGFVILIIELLKCPFAPNYFVNKYSKRYLEKMGLLIWERGLLFKGMGLCHGIAGNGIAFLYLYKHTGERKWYIKALKYALFCIKHFDRFYGVPDRPNSLFEGYAGLVVFLNFVLRPDSTYFPAYDTPPDMPPMLGSQD; via the coding sequence ATGCCAACTGAGCGCATGATGGAGGGCAGCGGCAGGTACATTTCCAATACATATTTGGAAGAATTGAACGAATCAGATAATGACGAACAGATTATAAGGAGGAAGATTAACGAGTATGCTTTCAAGTTAAATAACGAAATGGAACGTCACTCGAGTCAGTCCATATATTGTGGATTGGGTGGAATCCTCTATATGGATATCATCCTGTACGAAGGTAACGACgattacacatttttacaatttggaAATAACAtagtaaagaaaataaattcgtACAGAGGGAAAGACACAGTTAGTTTTCTAGAGGGACCTAGTGGATTGTACAGCTTGGCTAGCGTGCTGCATTACTATTTGGAAAACCATTCAAGTGTAGATACGTATATACAATTCTTGGTGACTTATTTGAAAGATAAGAAGGAAGAACTGGTATCCATAAGTGGAGAATGTGAATTGCTATATGGAAAATGTGGTTGCATATATTCCTTCCTGTTCTGTAGGAATATATGGATTAAATCAGACCATAGGTATACCATATTGCAGAATTTGTATATCATTATGTCGTCTATATTTGAATATGGCTTACTAAAAGGTTCCACTATGTGGAACGTGACATCTCTTTCGCTCTACTTCGAATGGCATGAACAGATTTACCTCGGTGCTGCCCATGGGTATGCAGGTATTTTCCTCGTGttgtacaaaatgataaTGTTTTTTCATCACAATTTGAAAGAGCTATGCGAAGCGTTGCTAGGAGTTGACAACATCGCCATCTCAGAGGTTGATGAGGCAAAGTACAAAAGGTGCAGAAGCAACACCATGGAAAAGCTTAATGAATATCTGTACTTAATATATCAAGTAACTGATGAAATTATGAACTTATACCTTACGGAGGATGGTAATGTTTATTCTTccattaagaaaaataaatctcaaaaaaaaaatgatgcgTTAGTTCAGTGGTGCCATGGTAATATCGGCTTCGTCATCTTAATAATTGAGTTGTTGAAATGTCCGTTTGCCCCCAACTATTTCGTCAATAAGTATAGCAAAAgatatttggaaaaaatgggcctTCTCATATGGGAACGAGGGTTACTATTCAAAGGGATGGGACTTTGCCACGGCATAGCAGGCAACGGGATCGCTTTCTTGTACCTATATAAACATACGGGCGAGAGGAAGTGGTACATTAAAGCCTTGAAGTATGCCCTCTTCTGTATTAAACATTTTGACCGATTTTACGGCGTGCCAGACAGGCCCAACTCGCTGTTCGAGGGGTATGCGGGGTTGGTTGTGTTCCTTAACTTTGTTTTGAGACCCGACTCGACTTACTTCCCAGCCTACGACACCCCCCCCGATATGCCTCCAATGCTGGGCTCGCAGGATTAG